One window of Nymphaea colorata isolate Beijing-Zhang1983 chromosome 11, ASM883128v2, whole genome shotgun sequence genomic DNA carries:
- the LOC116264731 gene encoding uncharacterized protein LOC116264731 encodes MGAYLSCALSPETASRNSAVKVILGTGGDVRHIDGPVNAAELMLDKPDHFVVGLQSLQIGKRFLPLSADDELEMGGVYVLFPMSRVNSVVRPADMGGLFVTATSEMRKKHGTSGGAKILPEVGGGPSCGGDGSGEFTMPRLRLEDADHVAMDQFNRRLSVCRSRRPLLETISEESLC; translated from the coding sequence ATGGGCGCCTACCTCTCCTGCGCACTCTCACCGGAAACTGCCTCCCGGAATTCCGCCGTGAAAGTCATCCTGGGCACCGGCGGCGATGTCAGGCACATCGACGGCCCCGTCAACGCGGCCGAGTTGATGCTCGACAAGCCCGACCATTTCGTGGTCGGCTTGCAGTCTCTGCAGATCGGCAAGCGGTTTCTGCCATTGTCCGCCGACGACGAGCTCGAGATGGGCGGCGTCTATGTCCTGTTCCCGATGTCGCGGGTGAATTCCGTCGTTCGGCCGGCCGACATGGGGGGCTTGTTCGTGACGGCTACCAGTGAGATGAGGAAGAAGCATGGTACGTCTGGAGGTGCGAAGATCTTGCCGGAGGTTGGTGGTGGTCCGAGTTGTGGAGGTGATGGTTCAGGGGAGTTCACGATGCCTAGACTTAGATTGGAGGATGCAGATCACGTGGCCATGGATCAGTTTAATCGAAGATTGAGCGTGTGCAGGTCTAGGAGGCCATTGTTAGAGACAATCAGTGAAGAGTCCTTGTGTTAA